A genomic window from Tolypothrix sp. PCC 7910 includes:
- the speY gene encoding deoxyhypusine synthase encodes MSKQLGQKIAPVPMSADIGVVDLIDNYFTAYNSARLREICQLLSRDVLTDGVTVGVSLSGAMTPAGFGVSVLAPLIRNGFIDWMISTGANLYHDMHYGLGFELFAGNPFLDDVKLRQEGTIRIYDIIFGYDVLLETDAFIRKILQAEPFQKRMGTAEFHHLLGKYVWEIEKQLGVKNSCLLATAYEYGVPIYTSSPGDSSIGMNVAALALEGSQLVLDPSIDVNETAAIAYNAREAEGKSAAVIIGGGSPKNFLLQTQPQLHEVLGLEERGHDYFVQFTDARPDTGGLSGATPSEAVSWGKIDPEELPSTIVCYTDSTIALPLVTAYVLKQCQPRPLKRLYEKRDAIVETLRQDYLAAKSQPSDKIPAAVAEDASQQAATYPCGRLIPNTP; translated from the coding sequence ATGTCAAAACAGCTAGGTCAAAAAATAGCACCAGTACCAATGTCAGCAGATATTGGGGTAGTTGATTTAATTGATAATTACTTCACTGCTTACAACTCGGCGCGGTTGCGAGAAATTTGCCAACTGCTAAGTCGTGATGTACTGACAGATGGTGTAACTGTGGGTGTTAGCCTTTCTGGTGCTATGACACCAGCAGGCTTTGGCGTTTCTGTCCTTGCACCTTTGATTCGCAACGGCTTTATTGACTGGATGATTAGTACTGGTGCAAATCTTTATCATGATATGCACTATGGCTTAGGTTTTGAACTCTTCGCTGGTAATCCGTTTTTGGATGATGTGAAGCTACGCCAGGAAGGAACTATCCGCATTTATGACATTATTTTCGGTTACGATGTGCTTTTAGAAACCGATGCGTTTATCCGCAAGATTCTCCAAGCTGAACCTTTCCAAAAGCGCATGGGAACTGCTGAGTTTCACCATTTGTTAGGTAAGTATGTTTGGGAAATCGAAAAGCAATTGGGTGTGAAAAATTCCTGCTTACTAGCAACAGCCTATGAATATGGCGTACCCATTTATACTTCTTCCCCTGGCGATAGTTCAATTGGGATGAACGTTGCAGCTTTGGCGTTGGAAGGTTCACAGTTAGTATTAGATCCCTCAATTGACGTAAACGAAACAGCTGCGATCGCCTACAATGCACGTGAAGCTGAAGGTAAAAGTGCGGCGGTAATTATTGGTGGTGGTAGTCCTAAGAACTTCTTGCTACAAACTCAACCACAACTGCATGAAGTACTAGGCTTAGAAGAACGCGGACATGATTACTTTGTGCAGTTTACCGATGCACGTCCTGATACAGGTGGTTTATCTGGGGCGACACCTTCGGAAGCTGTAAGTTGGGGTAAGATTGACCCGGAAGAGTTACCCAGCACCATTGTTTGTTACACCGATAGCACGATCGCTTTACCATTGGTGACAGCATACGTTCTTAAACAATGTCAGCCTCGCCCATTGAAGCGCCTGTATGAAAAGCGTGATGCGATTGTGGAAACATTACGGCAAGATTATCTCGCCGCTAAATCACAACCATCAGATAAAATCCCTGCGGCGGTTGCAGAAGATGCATCTCAGCAAGCAGCAACTTATCCTTGCGGTAGATTGATTCCTAATACTCCTTAG
- a CDS encoding cytochrome encodes MRKIIVGVMGPGEKAIASDLQNAYELGSLIAQEGWILLTGGRNAGVMDAANKGAKSANGLTLGILPRNEQDSICDEVDIAIFTDMGNARNNINVLSSNVIIACGMGAGTASEIALAVKANQPVILLTDDAESKVFFKKLSPDNVYLVDSAIDAIATAKAILQ; translated from the coding sequence ATGAGAAAGATTATTGTGGGAGTGATGGGGCCAGGAGAGAAGGCGATCGCAAGTGATTTGCAAAATGCCTATGAATTAGGTAGCCTTATTGCCCAGGAAGGATGGATTTTGCTCACTGGTGGGAGAAATGCGGGGGTGATGGATGCAGCAAATAAGGGTGCAAAATCTGCGAATGGTTTAACGCTAGGGATTCTACCTAGAAATGAGCAAGATAGCATTTGTGATGAGGTAGATATTGCCATTTTCACAGACATGGGGAACGCTCGAAACAATATTAATGTTCTCTCCAGTAATGTGATTATTGCTTGTGGAATGGGTGCGGGAACTGCTTCGGAAATTGCTTTGGCTGTGAAAGCAAATCAGCCAGTAATTTTATTGACTGACGATGCAGAAAGCAAAGTGTTCTTTAAAAAACTTTCGCCAGACAATGTTTATTTGGTTGATAGTGCAATAGATGCGATCGCCACAGCCAAAGCAATATTACAGTAA
- a CDS encoding VOC family protein — translation MSDLGFTHIALGVSDIDQSIAFYAKYAAMQVVHRRTDKTKHVDVAWISDLTRPFVLVLIQVAELKSTLAPSSHLGVACQTREEVDRLCNEARLENVLIDGPHDWGFPVGYWAFFRDPDGHTLEVSYGQEISFTVEQAVNKSNSNLTIENFRR, via the coding sequence ATGTCGGATCTAGGTTTTACGCACATTGCTCTTGGGGTAAGCGACATCGATCAAAGCATAGCGTTTTATGCCAAGTATGCGGCAATGCAAGTAGTGCATCGTCGTACTGATAAAACGAAGCACGTAGACGTTGCTTGGATTAGTGATTTAACTCGACCATTCGTGCTTGTCTTAATTCAAGTGGCTGAATTAAAAAGCACACTCGCACCTTCATCTCATCTGGGGGTGGCTTGTCAAACTCGTGAAGAAGTAGATCGTCTTTGCAATGAAGCGCGCTTAGAAAATGTGTTGATCGATGGGCCCCATGATTGGGGATTTCCCGTTGGCTACTGGGCTTTTTTCCGAGATCCTGATGGACATACCCTTGAAGTTTCCTATGGTCAAGAAATTAGTTTCACCGTTGAGCAAGCGGTTAACAAAAGTAACTCAAATTTAACAATTGAAAATTTTAGAAGATGA
- a CDS encoding DedA family protein — protein sequence MHFDLPALIKSLGYFGVWGIIFAESGLLIGFFLPGDSLLFTAGFVASQQLLNIWILIIGAFICAVLGDNIGYTTGYRFGRKLFSKEDSWLFHKKHIVKTQKFYQKHGKKTIVIARFVPIVRTFAPIVAGVGAMHYKTFMSYNLVGGFVWTFGITFLGFFLGKSLPAEQVDKYLLPIIGLIIVVSLLPSIIHVIQESRANK from the coding sequence ATGCATTTTGATTTACCAGCGCTAATTAAATCACTGGGCTATTTTGGCGTGTGGGGAATTATCTTTGCTGAGTCTGGCTTGCTAATTGGTTTTTTTCTGCCTGGTGATAGCTTGCTGTTTACAGCTGGATTTGTAGCTTCTCAGCAATTACTCAATATTTGGATTTTGATTATTGGCGCTTTTATTTGTGCCGTCCTTGGTGATAATATCGGCTACACGACTGGCTATAGATTTGGACGCAAGTTATTTAGCAAAGAAGATTCTTGGTTATTTCATAAAAAACATATTGTTAAAACCCAGAAATTCTATCAGAAACATGGGAAAAAAACTATTGTTATAGCGCGTTTTGTACCAATAGTGCGAACTTTTGCTCCCATTGTTGCTGGTGTTGGCGCTATGCATTATAAGACCTTTATGTCTTATAACTTAGTTGGTGGCTTTGTTTGGACATTTGGAATTACTTTCCTCGGATTCTTTTTAGGAAAATCTTTACCAGCCGAACAAGTAGATAAATATTTGTTACCCATTATTGGATTAATTATTGTTGTTTCTCTACTGCCATCAATTATCCATGTAATTCAAGAAAGTAGAGCAAATAAATAG
- a CDS encoding DUF2231 domain-containing protein, with product METTENTQTTSTPFPNLPPIIESDDREYNDTGVPSTVAIAGHPLHPLSVIFPIAFLAAALGSDFGYWLTKDFFWARASFWLIGLGLAGGVLAALIGLSDFMKIERVRKRQAGWAHLILNVSVLVLTLVNFLIRLGDIESRILPWGLLISLVVGTLTSLSGWFGAELSYRHKIGVVGAGSKRYP from the coding sequence ATGGAAACTACAGAGAATACACAAACAACCTCGACACCATTTCCTAATCTGCCACCAATTATTGAAAGTGACGATCGCGAATATAATGATACCGGTGTACCCAGTACAGTTGCGATCGCAGGTCATCCCCTACACCCTCTAAGTGTCATCTTTCCTATAGCGTTTTTAGCAGCAGCTTTGGGAAGCGATTTCGGTTACTGGTTAACCAAAGATTTCTTCTGGGCTAGGGCTTCCTTCTGGTTAATCGGACTGGGATTAGCAGGAGGTGTCTTAGCTGCACTCATTGGCCTCAGCGACTTTATGAAAATAGAGCGAGTCCGCAAACGTCAGGCTGGTTGGGCACATTTGATACTAAATGTTTCCGTCCTCGTTTTAACTCTTGTTAATTTCCTAATTCGTCTTGGTGATATAGAGTCACGCATCCTACCTTGGGGATTGTTAATCTCGCTGGTTGTAGGAACTTTAACTAGCCTTTCTGGGTGGTTTGGTGCAGAACTTTCCTATCGCCACAAAATCGGAGTCGTAGGGGCAGGTAGTAAAAGATACCCTTAG
- a CDS encoding DUF2993 domain-containing protein produces the protein MAESPGLGEQALNKAAEVGLSSQLDEVENLDVDIKTDPLKLVQGQIDSVSIEGEGMVMQKDLRVEEMDMQIQSVAINPLSVAFGKIELTKPTVGTARVVLNEADINRAFNSDYVRSQLQSQKINVNGEARTINPQNVEFHLPGDGKVTVNANILLVETGEIQKVAFEAVPRVSANGKTVSLENVEYGQGEEISPELTKALVNQTSELLNLSNFDLEGMTLQVNSLKVEPGKLILQAQAYVEQIPSSN, from the coding sequence ATGGCTGAAAGTCCTGGGCTAGGAGAGCAAGCGCTGAATAAAGCGGCAGAAGTCGGTTTATCTAGCCAGTTAGATGAAGTAGAAAATTTAGATGTCGATATTAAAACCGATCCGCTCAAATTAGTTCAAGGACAGATAGATTCAGTCTCCATTGAAGGAGAAGGGATGGTGATGCAAAAAGACCTCCGAGTTGAGGAAATGGATATGCAAATCCAAAGCGTTGCTATCAATCCTTTGAGCGTTGCTTTTGGCAAAATTGAACTCACAAAACCTACTGTAGGAACTGCGCGAGTTGTTTTAAATGAAGCAGATATTAACCGCGCTTTTAACTCAGATTATGTACGTTCTCAGCTTCAAAGTCAGAAAATAAATGTCAATGGAGAAGCGAGAACCATTAACCCACAAAATGTAGAGTTTCATCTACCAGGCGACGGGAAAGTGACAGTCAATGCAAATATTCTGTTAGTAGAAACTGGCGAAATACAGAAAGTTGCTTTTGAAGCAGTACCCCGTGTTAGTGCTAACGGAAAAACTGTTTCTTTAGAAAATGTCGAGTATGGACAAGGTGAAGAAATCTCGCCAGAACTCACAAAAGCTCTGGTAAATCAAACCAGCGAACTTTTGAACTTGAGCAACTTTGACTTGGAGGGAATGACCTTGCAAGTTAACAGTTTAAAGGTAGAACCAGGAAAACTTATACTCCAAGCTCAAGCTTATGTTGAGCAAATTCCATCTTCAAATTAA
- a CDS encoding GNAT family N-acetyltransferase, with the protein MIDIALAQSDVEIERCFAIMQALRPHLILSDFVTRIRRQEQHGYRLAYLKDEETTRAVAGFRISESLSWGKFLYVDDLVTQEGDRSHGYGTNLLNWLLDYAKTNACEQLHLDSGVQRFLAHRFYFKQRLEIRAYHFAINLTQS; encoded by the coding sequence ATGATTGATATTGCCCTAGCCCAGTCTGATGTAGAAATTGAGCGTTGTTTTGCGATCATGCAAGCACTTCGTCCCCATCTCATCCTTAGTGATTTTGTAACTCGCATTAGAAGACAAGAACAGCATGGCTATCGTCTGGCTTATCTAAAAGATGAAGAGACAACCAGGGCAGTAGCAGGATTTAGAATATCTGAAAGCTTATCTTGGGGTAAGTTTCTCTATGTTGACGATTTAGTCACTCAAGAAGGCGATCGCTCTCACGGCTATGGTACTAATCTATTAAATTGGCTGTTAGACTATGCCAAAACCAATGCTTGCGAACAATTACATCTCGACTCTGGCGTTCAGCGTTTCTTAGCTCATCGTTTTTACTTCAAGCAACGTTTAGAAATTAGAGCTTATCACTTTGCTATCAACTTGACTCAGAGTTAA
- a CDS encoding cytochrome P450: MIKLQENSAETTVAKLPPGRQKSQLLQTIKIILQPLKNLENLRQRYGDIFYSEFASFPPQLIISDPKAIQEIFTADSKLFESGAGNQVIQPLVGANSLILLDGDRHVQQRKLLMPPFHGERMRAYGQIIRNITAQVTSQWAIGKPFIARSSMQDISLQVILRSVFGLEEGERYQQIKQILVEMLNTFNTPLSAILLFFKSLQKDLGPWSPWGKFVRRRQLLDKLLYQEIQERREQGKTDGEDILSLLMSARDEAGQPMSDVELRDELMTMLFAGHETTAIALAWALYWIHYLPEVREKLLQELNSIDIANADPMAIAQLPYLNAVCCETLRIYPVAFFTFPRILRTDMRFMGYDLPKGMYLSICIYLTHQRPDIYPEPKRFRPERFLERQFSPYEFIPFGGANRRCLGAAFAMFEMKLVLANILSQYSLELLDKVPLQPVRRGIVFAPPGGVRLAVRENVGIG, translated from the coding sequence ATGATTAAACTTCAAGAAAATTCTGCTGAAACAACTGTTGCTAAACTTCCACCTGGGAGGCAAAAATCTCAATTATTGCAAACAATCAAAATAATTTTACAACCGCTTAAAAATCTAGAAAATCTGCGCCAGCGGTATGGAGATATTTTTTATAGCGAATTTGCTAGCTTTCCACCGCAATTAATTATTAGTGACCCAAAAGCTATTCAGGAAATTTTTACTGCTGATTCTAAGCTATTTGAATCAGGTGCAGGAAATCAAGTTATTCAACCCTTGGTAGGAGCGAACTCATTAATTTTATTAGATGGCGATCGCCACGTGCAACAACGTAAGCTGTTAATGCCTCCATTTCACGGTGAAAGAATGCGGGCTTACGGTCAAATTATCCGTAACATTACAGCACAGGTAACTAGCCAATGGGCAATTGGGAAACCTTTTATAGCTCGTTCCAGTATGCAAGATATTTCCTTGCAAGTGATTTTGCGGTCTGTTTTTGGGCTAGAGGAAGGAGAACGTTATCAACAAATTAAGCAAATTTTAGTTGAGATGTTGAATACGTTTAATACGCCCTTAAGTGCGATTTTACTGTTTTTCAAATCGCTACAAAAAGATTTAGGCCCTTGGAGTCCTTGGGGGAAATTTGTCCGGCGCAGACAGTTACTTGATAAACTGCTTTATCAAGAAATTCAGGAGCGTCGAGAGCAAGGTAAAACTGACGGTGAAGATATCCTCAGCTTATTAATGTCTGCGCGTGATGAAGCAGGCCAGCCAATGAGTGATGTAGAGTTACGCGATGAGTTGATGACCATGTTATTTGCAGGTCATGAAACAACTGCGATCGCTCTAGCTTGGGCTTTATATTGGATTCATTATCTCCCCGAAGTCCGGGAGAAATTGCTACAGGAACTCAATTCTATTGATATCGCCAACGCAGACCCAATGGCGATCGCCCAATTACCATATTTAAATGCTGTTTGTTGCGAAACTCTGCGAATTTATCCAGTTGCTTTCTTTACTTTCCCCCGCATTCTGCGGACTGATATGCGATTTATGGGCTACGATTTACCAAAGGGAATGTATCTATCAATCTGCATTTATTTAACTCACCAGCGCCCAGATATTTATCCTGAACCTAAGCGTTTTCGACCAGAACGCTTTTTAGAACGGCAATTTTCACCCTACGAATTTATACCCTTTGGCGGTGCTAATCGTCGTTGTCTAGGTGCAGCTTTTGCCATGTTTGAAATGAAACTCGTACTGGCAAATATCCTATCGCAATACTCCCTAGAATTGCTGGATAAAGTTCCCTTGCAACCAGTCCGCAGAGGTATAGTATTTGCGCCACCTGGGGGTGTGCGTTTGGCGGTGAGGGAAAATGTAGGGATTGGGTAA
- a CDS encoding filamentous hemagglutinin N-terminal domain-containing protein, with product MLPLGMICFGKSYAHAQVISDGTTYTNINSSDNNFTILNGIAKGNNLFHSFSNFSVPTGSTATFDLVNTPNITNIFSRVTGGNVSQIDGLISTINHNNSVSLFLLNPAGIVFGPNASLNIGGAFVGTTASSIKFADGAEFSALNSATPPLLTMSVPVGLQLAANAGKIRTQGNSPANVLYGSPQIFKAETVALIGSDIDINQTYLANPNGRVELWALRNAEVGLNNQGGLQLISPAAAEWGNILLRQSSYIQTNGMNGGAINIRGRGLTLQDGSQISSSTGTLGKGQGINIKTTEFVDLLGASAADQYSTPGLHTSVMGNQGRAGDITVETQRLRLANGAWLESTLSSPFDFISFSPIPSNDSRTGDINIKAADVEVTGYNRFPFSFLGSGLGLYFASAITTLISGGHSNENGKVTIDAQRVSLLDGGFISADVIGFYIPGFSESPTIGKSGDIVIRASEKLEISGVGVDGSNSAVISSIQPFTVGQAGNILINTGHLTLSKGGSVANDVTGNGQAGNIEIHAQDVKVSDPVINTFNQGVSGITVGLGKDAVGRGGTINLTANNLRVFNGGQITSSSLGQGSAGSVNLNVKNIEVQGTSQSLINGGYLPSAIAASSANSLAAGSINIKSDSVRVQNNAVITVSNTGNGDAGNLNITAKNLFLDNSASLRSEVNGGGQGNIDLNVNDVLLLRHGSKIITNALGASTGGNININVGSMVAVPSENSDISANAVLGSGGNIQITTQGIFGLEFQNQPTLNSDITASSQFGLSGNVQVNTIGVDPNSGLLELPENVTDSSQQIASGCAANTGSTFIATGRGGIPQNPMQEVESDRTWSDTRDLSAYRKNSGVTAQIPQLPKTLMQATAWHRRADGKIELVAAPSPANIQPQLTCAALPQI from the coding sequence ATGCTGCCATTAGGAATGATTTGTTTTGGTAAGAGCTATGCTCATGCTCAGGTGATATCTGATGGCACTACCTACACAAATATTAACTCTAGCGATAATAATTTTACAATTCTTAATGGTATAGCTAAAGGGAATAATCTATTTCATAGCTTCAGTAATTTTTCTGTTCCTACTGGTAGTACAGCAACCTTTGATTTAGTCAACACACCAAATATTACAAACATATTTAGTCGGGTGACAGGTGGAAATGTCTCCCAGATTGACGGGTTGATTAGCACAATCAATCACAATAACTCAGTCAGTTTATTTTTGCTGAATCCAGCAGGAATTGTATTTGGGCCGAATGCCAGCTTAAATATTGGTGGTGCGTTTGTGGGGACAACGGCGAGTAGTATCAAATTTGCTGATGGGGCGGAATTTAGTGCGCTAAACTCCGCGACACCGCCATTATTAACGATGAGTGTGCCTGTGGGCTTGCAACTAGCAGCGAATGCTGGGAAGATTCGCACTCAAGGTAACTCACCAGCCAACGTCCTGTATGGTTCCCCACAAATATTCAAGGCGGAAACTGTAGCGTTAATAGGTAGTGATATTGATATTAATCAGACCTATTTGGCTAATCCTAATGGCAGAGTTGAATTATGGGCATTGCGGAATGCAGAAGTAGGTTTAAATAATCAAGGCGGCTTACAACTAATTAGCCCTGCTGCGGCTGAATGGGGAAATATTTTGCTCAGACAGTCCTCATATATCCAGACTAACGGCATGAATGGCGGCGCAATCAACATTCGAGGGCGGGGTTTGACACTTCAGGACGGTTCACAAATCAGTTCCAGCACTGGCACTTTAGGAAAAGGGCAAGGGATAAACATTAAAACTACAGAATTTGTAGATTTGTTAGGCGCATCTGCTGCAGACCAATATTCTACCCCCGGTTTACACACTAGCGTCATGGGGAATCAAGGTAGAGCCGGAGATATTACAGTCGAAACACAGCGTTTACGTTTAGCAAATGGAGCTTGGCTTGAGTCTACTCTGAGTTCTCCCTTCGACTTTATATCCTTTAGCCCCATCCCCAGTAATGACTCGAGAACCGGAGATATTAATATTAAAGCTGCAGATGTGGAAGTGACTGGTTACAATCGATTTCCATTTTCATTTCTAGGTTCTGGTTTAGGTCTATACTTTGCTAGCGCTATTACTACTTTAATTAGCGGTGGTCACTCGAATGAAAATGGCAAGGTAACTATTGATGCTCAAAGGGTGAGTCTACTTGATGGTGGTTTTATTAGTGCAGATGTGATCGGCTTTTATATCCCTGGTTTTTCTGAGTCTCCCACCATCGGTAAGTCCGGAGACATTGTAATTCGAGCCTCCGAGAAACTAGAAATTTCGGGAGTGGGCGTGGATGGTTCAAACAGTGCTGTGATTAGTTCAATTCAACCTTTTACAGTAGGGCAAGCTGGCAATATTTTAATTAATACTGGCCACTTAACGCTGTCAAAGGGTGGCTCTGTGGCTAATGATGTCACAGGAAATGGTCAAGCGGGAAATATAGAGATTCATGCTCAGGATGTAAAAGTTAGCGACCCAGTAATCAATACTTTTAACCAAGGGGTAAGTGGTATTACTGTGGGATTGGGTAAGGATGCTGTTGGTCGAGGTGGGACAATTAACCTGACAGCAAATAACTTGCGTGTGTTTAACGGTGGACAGATAACCTCCTCCAGCTTGGGTCAGGGATCTGCTGGTAGTGTTAACCTCAACGTGAAAAATATTGAAGTACAAGGAACTTCTCAAAGCCTAATTAATGGTGGCTACCTGCCCAGTGCGATCGCTGCATCCTCCGCTAATAGCTTGGCTGCGGGGTCTATAAATATCAAATCAGATAGTGTGCGTGTTCAAAATAATGCAGTAATTACTGTAAGTAATACAGGTAATGGCGATGCAGGCAACCTCAATATTACAGCTAAGAATCTTTTCTTAGACAATAGCGCCAGCCTACGTTCTGAGGTGAATGGAGGTGGTCAGGGTAATATCGACCTCAATGTCAATGATGTGCTGCTCTTACGGCACGGCAGTAAAATTATTACCAACGCTTTGGGTGCTTCTACAGGGGGCAACATCAACATTAATGTGGGGTCGATGGTGGCTGTACCCAGCGAAAACAGTGATATTTCAGCGAATGCTGTCTTAGGAAGTGGTGGCAATATCCAAATTACCACTCAAGGTATCTTCGGGTTAGAGTTTCAAAACCAACCCACACTCAATAGTGACATCACTGCCAGTTCACAATTTGGGTTGAGTGGTAATGTACAAGTTAATACCATTGGTGTTGACCCGAATTCTGGTTTACTCGAACTACCAGAGAATGTCACCGATTCATCGCAGCAAATTGCTTCAGGTTGTGCAGCAAATACTGGTAGCACATTTATAGCTACAGGTCGGGGTGGAATACCTCAAAATCCGATGCAGGAAGTTGAGAGCGATCGCACTTGGTCTGATACTCGTGATCTCTCTGCATATCGGAAAAATAGTGGAGTTACAGCACAAATACCCCAATTGCCCAAAACTCTTATGCAAGCTACTGCTTGGCATCGTCGCGCTGATGGCAAAATTGAGTTAGTCGCAGCGCCATCTCCCGCAAATATCCAGCCGCAGTTAACTTGTGCTGCACTTCCTCAAATTTAA
- a CDS encoding ABC transporter permease — MQRYWKVLRLFWSTAIAAEMEYRVNFIVATITSVGNLAGSLFGLFLFYRTGYTFAAWSWNAALVVLGVFTLLQGYSSTFLAPNLNRIVRHVQEGTLDFVLLKPIRSQFWLSTHTISPWGMPDLVFGTVIIAYAGMRLGLRLNNYLVSALPLALGLVIFYSLWFILGATSIWFVKIYNVTEVLRGLLEAGRYPMTAYPAAYRFFFTFVVPVAFLTTVPAEAMLGRGQITWLIGAIVLALGLFSLSTWFWRFALRFYTSASS, encoded by the coding sequence ATGCAAAGATACTGGAAAGTACTCAGACTATTTTGGAGTACTGCGATCGCAGCTGAGATGGAATATCGAGTTAACTTTATCGTTGCTACCATCACCAGTGTAGGAAATTTAGCAGGTAGTCTGTTTGGACTGTTCTTGTTTTACCGCACTGGCTATACTTTCGCTGCTTGGTCATGGAATGCGGCTTTAGTTGTTCTCGGTGTTTTTACGCTGTTACAAGGTTATTCTTCAACTTTTTTAGCTCCTAACCTCAATCGCATTGTCCGTCATGTACAGGAAGGTACGTTAGACTTTGTCCTACTGAAACCTATACGCAGTCAATTTTGGCTTTCTACCCACACTATTTCACCTTGGGGTATGCCAGATTTAGTCTTTGGTACAGTGATTATTGCTTACGCAGGTATGCGCCTTGGCTTGCGTCTCAACAATTATCTAGTCAGTGCATTACCTCTAGCATTAGGCTTGGTGATTTTTTACAGCCTGTGGTTTATCCTAGGAGCAACTAGCATTTGGTTTGTCAAAATATACAACGTCACTGAAGTACTACGAGGTTTATTAGAAGCTGGGAGATATCCAATGACAGCATATCCGGCAGCTTACCGCTTTTTCTTTACCTTCGTTGTACCCGTAGCTTTTTTAACTACAGTGCCAGCAGAAGCCATGCTAGGACGAGGACAAATTACCTGGCTCATAGGTGCAATAGTATTGGCATTAGGGCTATTTTCACTATCGACTTGGTTTTGGCGCTTTGCGTTGCGTTTTTATACTAGTGCTTCGAGCTAA
- the nuoB gene encoding NADH-quinone oxidoreductase subunit NuoB, whose amino-acid sequence MTSSIINPVERPEITQQLSENIILTTVDDIYNWVKMSSLYPLMFGTACCFMEFMAAYASRFDLERYGMIPRATPRQADLLITAGTITMKYAPNLVRLYEQMPEPKYVIAMGACTITGGMFSIDSPSAVRGVDKLIPVDVYIPGCPPRPEAVIDAIIKLRKKIANESIQERHLSEQTHRYYSIPHQMQPVSPVNDGKYLRSSTREVPPPELAIASGLELPLTLSETHNSELPPA is encoded by the coding sequence ATGACAAGTTCAATCATCAATCCTGTTGAGCGTCCTGAAATTACGCAACAACTATCAGAAAATATTATTCTCACCACCGTAGACGATATTTACAACTGGGTGAAAATGTCCAGTTTGTATCCGTTAATGTTTGGTACAGCTTGTTGTTTCATGGAATTTATGGCTGCTTATGCTTCTCGCTTTGATTTAGAACGATATGGAATGATTCCCCGTGCAACTCCGCGACAAGCAGACTTATTAATTACAGCAGGGACAATTACCATGAAGTATGCGCCGAATTTGGTACGGCTTTATGAGCAAATGCCTGAACCTAAGTATGTCATTGCAATGGGCGCTTGCACAATTACAGGAGGAATGTTTAGCATCGATTCTCCTAGTGCAGTGCGCGGTGTAGATAAATTAATTCCTGTTGATGTTTATATTCCAGGATGTCCACCTCGTCCCGAAGCGGTGATTGATGCAATTATCAAATTGCGAAAGAAAATCGCGAATGAAAGCATTCAAGAACGCCATCTCAGCGAACAAACTCATCGCTATTACAGCATTCCTCACCAAATGCAGCCTGTAAGTCCTGTGAATGATGGTAAATATCTCAGAAGTTCAACCCGGGAAGTTCCACCGCCAGAACTTGCGATCGCATCAGGGTTAGAATTACCTTTAACATTGTCAGAAACTCACAATTCTGAACTTCCCCCAGCTTAA